A genomic stretch from Methylocystis sp. MJC1 includes:
- a CDS encoding 7-cyano-7-deazaguanine synthase has translation MNAPVELLEFNDLSVDVIEPGARAPAGAVACELGQHVRFNTELLESFSSTNWRPLVYDALVVAAAVEFCDRRLPRSTMNWGRRFDVRIPVHDVERWSDLRVKRALIDALELVTGDKWEVEFRARRAQAAAPAQSRIEFPYDAEAVIAYSEGMDSCAVAGLEAKHLGSRLVRVRIGNKKPNIPKKQRASTPFAAVPYSVRTDMKGKETSARSRGFKFALVSAIGAYLINAPSVIVPESGQGALAPAILPVGQAYADYRNHPVFTAKMEEFVEGLFGSKVRYLFPRLWSTKGETLRAFIETCGPDAASWERTRSCWQQSRHISVAAARPQCGVCAACMLRRLSVHAAGLKEGDDTYLWNNLDAAIFEGGAHNEFSRVTGALRDYALAGMLHLEHFATLRQSAQYTLVKRRALSELARSLNEPVETVGDRFDRLLRQHALEWSAFKEGLSETSFVRKWVNAVS, from the coding sequence ATGAACGCCCCTGTTGAACTACTCGAATTTAATGACTTGTCGGTCGACGTAATCGAACCGGGCGCTCGGGCTCCGGCAGGAGCTGTTGCCTGCGAGCTGGGTCAGCACGTCAGGTTCAACACGGAACTTCTCGAATCCTTCTCCTCCACCAACTGGCGGCCCCTTGTCTACGACGCGCTCGTCGTTGCCGCTGCTGTCGAGTTTTGCGACCGGAGACTGCCTCGCAGCACGATGAACTGGGGGCGACGCTTCGATGTCCGTATTCCCGTCCACGATGTCGAACGCTGGTCGGATCTGCGCGTGAAGCGCGCACTGATCGACGCTCTCGAACTGGTGACCGGGGATAAATGGGAAGTCGAATTTCGGGCTCGCCGCGCGCAGGCAGCGGCGCCAGCGCAAAGCCGAATCGAATTTCCATACGACGCCGAAGCGGTCATCGCTTACAGCGAAGGCATGGACTCCTGCGCGGTTGCGGGACTTGAAGCCAAGCATCTCGGAAGCCGCCTGGTCCGCGTGAGGATTGGCAATAAGAAACCCAATATCCCGAAAAAGCAGCGTGCCAGCACGCCTTTTGCGGCCGTGCCGTATTCCGTCCGGACTGACATGAAAGGCAAAGAGACGAGCGCAAGAAGCCGGGGATTCAAGTTTGCGCTGGTGTCGGCGATCGGGGCGTATCTCATCAACGCGCCCTCCGTTATCGTTCCGGAGAGCGGCCAAGGGGCCCTGGCCCCGGCAATCCTTCCGGTCGGGCAGGCGTATGCCGACTATCGGAACCATCCTGTGTTCACGGCGAAGATGGAAGAGTTTGTCGAAGGCCTGTTCGGATCGAAAGTACGATACCTGTTCCCGCGCCTGTGGTCGACGAAAGGCGAGACGCTACGAGCCTTCATCGAAACCTGCGGGCCCGACGCCGCAAGCTGGGAACGCACCCGATCATGCTGGCAGCAATCACGGCATATCTCTGTCGCCGCGGCTCGACCGCAATGCGGAGTTTGCGCGGCGTGTATGCTGCGCCGCCTGAGCGTTCACGCGGCAGGATTGAAGGAAGGCGACGACACCTACCTGTGGAACAATCTCGACGCAGCCATCTTCGAAGGTGGGGCGCACAACGAATTTAGCCGCGTAACCGGCGCTTTGCGCGACTACGCGCTGGCAGGTATGCTGCATCTTGAGCATTTTGCCACGCTGAGGCAGTCTGCCCAATACACGCTGGTCAAGCGCCGCGCGCTGAGCGAGCTTGCTCGATCACTGAATGAGCCTGTGGAAACGGTAGGCGATCGATTTGATCGTCTGCTGCGACAACACGCCTTGGAGTGGTCAGCTTTCAAGGAGGGACTGAGCGAAACGTCGTTCGTGAGGAAGTGGGTCAACGCTGTATCATGA
- a CDS encoding XRE family transcriptional regulator yields MSNRADELSPVVLGERLKVARETANLKQETGAKAAGIARTTLIAIEKGQRPVRVEELQALARCYGVSVNSLLRRESVHVDLVPRFRSLPDAGDVGTDEAARKLNDLVRAEVELENILGVERPRNYPPERTILSGDVRAQAEQDARDLRHWLGLGEGPVQDLFALMDLQLGIRVYSRRLDSKVSGLFAYDDAVGACILINASHRRDRRNQSGGHELGHFTATRRLPEIYRDEKYENSREERYANAFGRAFLTPARAVMQKFKELTAGSSHLTRRHIILLAHFFGVSRQAMVLRLEELELTKKGTWDWFKDNGGITDEQVRQVIGPAAFEAVGEEKPLSSRLYLLAIEAYRKSLISEGQMSEMLKLGRAQVRELLDEAAAEEEEVDDLFKLPH; encoded by the coding sequence ATGAGTAACAGAGCCGACGAACTGAGTCCGGTTGTGCTGGGCGAGCGGCTGAAGGTCGCGAGGGAGACTGCTAACCTGAAGCAGGAGACGGGTGCGAAGGCGGCCGGGATCGCGCGAACGACGCTCATCGCGATCGAAAAGGGGCAACGGCCCGTTCGTGTCGAGGAATTGCAGGCTCTCGCCCGTTGCTACGGCGTATCGGTGAATTCTCTGCTTCGCCGGGAGTCCGTGCATGTCGATTTGGTTCCTCGCTTCAGGTCGCTTCCCGACGCTGGAGATGTCGGAACCGACGAAGCCGCGCGTAAGCTGAACGACTTGGTGCGCGCCGAAGTCGAGCTGGAAAACATTTTGGGGGTCGAAAGGCCGCGAAATTACCCGCCCGAAAGAACCATCCTCAGCGGCGACGTTCGCGCTCAGGCAGAGCAGGATGCCCGCGACTTGCGGCACTGGCTGGGCCTCGGCGAAGGGCCAGTACAGGATCTTTTCGCACTGATGGATTTGCAGCTCGGCATTCGCGTCTACAGCCGAAGGCTCGATTCGAAAGTGTCCGGTCTTTTCGCTTACGATGACGCGGTAGGGGCGTGCATCCTGATCAATGCGAGCCATCGAAGGGACCGTCGAAACCAAAGCGGAGGCCACGAACTCGGGCACTTCACCGCGACGCGCCGGCTGCCGGAAATTTATAGAGACGAGAAATACGAAAACTCGCGCGAAGAACGCTATGCCAATGCGTTTGGCCGAGCGTTCCTGACTCCGGCGCGAGCGGTCATGCAAAAATTCAAGGAGCTGACGGCGGGATCGAGCCATCTCACCCGTCGCCATATCATCCTGCTGGCGCACTTCTTCGGCGTCTCGCGACAAGCCATGGTGTTGCGGCTTGAAGAGCTCGAGTTGACGAAAAAAGGCACCTGGGACTGGTTCAAAGACAATGGGGGAATAACCGACGAACAAGTCAGGCAGGTCATTGGGCCTGCGGCTTTCGAGGCCGTTGGAGAAGAGAAGCCGCTATCCTCGCGCCTCTATCTGCTGGCGATCGAGGCTTACAGAAAAAGCCTGATTAGCGAAGGCCAGATGTCCGAAATGCTGAAACTCGGACGCGCGCAAGTCCGCGAATTGCTCGATGAGGCGGCCGCTGAAGAGGAAGAGGTGGATGACCTTTTCAAGCTTCCTCACTGA